In the genome of Segatella copri, one region contains:
- a CDS encoding ArdC-like ssDNA-binding domain-containing protein, which produces MEKEKQNMISRFLQGWGQLFGGSKNAPQPKPFPGDRFFYPEELAYLSKTGEPLTQIEKWAVEAGKKAYIESFGSTARPGFNHVQWQGGIMSSYVKGLPVADNETEQVAKLKELKAQNYILPDKQLDIIRKYEARDILDRHFKTNNGDIYHVEGLETGDKEEPTLSLIKYTPDDISGKKESINFEKFKNDIQTVFHLLSSREEAAFNDRLADAREAKIQYEMIGRTVLDSPIAITEGKIPIEQQKAYGVENGMFIPESWGIIHGGTQIALKGHSDRNEDKTLVIDHMNACNYKELLDVIYDGVYIQRDSKLSAALVKTLGNKLPNGEAFYKMPRSIALFHTDKGVDIDSILVDKQGELFALSSNHHVELSQNDLQKMKNSLVINGIIEQKELEKDLIVPLMKDYVESLTIADDIHSGDIDKLPANTRIKSLCRQEWQLEQAYNQYANHPEDEDFANQYKAEWNAASLIYTLELKRLVDAYRINPGKVDLEKKARFDRLHKLLHFTPKPLRMEQNHSLDASNKVAKEEQRPANDEQLKSKKEVETHIHPAETPAAVAEEKVNIEDTEVSDSEGYGRWHTPDIKQREVYLQYGKLLAEKLALQQTYEKLPLTNNRRSLPTTLDKKEYQGIHAFVLALNTEKNGFFMPVYLTEEDLKSKKLLVKKDASSFPLIEKRGIVNVYNIEQTNYAFRYPQEYASRKNELLSEEQENQKENRLPRLLQPDRWSSAIVQDGKPNLASYNSKEDVIHIGSQDQYDKEDDFYRDLAEGLIRSTRQKEARNTKYNALVKEELISLVGANMLGQENRFNVTVPQQSAIWKKRLRNDPDYARDVLVSASISQALVESRISGIKPQLGNEIDMRSATPINIDSDGNGIVDSQENLVADQKQGSNENQEQQAEDSVSHHVRHGRR; this is translated from the coding sequence ATGGAAAAGGAAAAACAAAATATGATAAGCCGTTTCCTGCAGGGATGGGGACAGCTTTTTGGTGGCAGTAAAAATGCGCCGCAACCCAAACCATTCCCTGGAGACCGCTTCTTCTACCCAGAGGAATTAGCGTATCTTTCAAAGACAGGCGAGCCTCTTACCCAAATAGAAAAATGGGCGGTAGAAGCTGGTAAAAAGGCTTACATAGAAAGCTTTGGCTCTACAGCAAGACCCGGTTTCAATCATGTGCAGTGGCAAGGCGGCATCATGAGCAGCTATGTCAAGGGGCTTCCGGTTGCAGACAATGAAACCGAACAGGTAGCTAAATTGAAGGAGTTGAAGGCACAGAACTATATCCTGCCGGACAAACAGTTGGATATTATCAGAAAGTATGAGGCAAGAGACATTCTTGACAGACACTTCAAAACCAACAATGGAGATATCTACCATGTAGAAGGTTTAGAGACTGGCGACAAAGAAGAGCCAACACTCTCATTGATAAAATATACTCCAGACGATATCTCCGGGAAGAAAGAGAGCATCAACTTTGAAAAGTTCAAAAACGATATTCAGACTGTCTTTCATCTTTTATCCAGTAGAGAAGAAGCTGCTTTTAATGATAGACTTGCGGATGCCCGGGAAGCTAAAATACAGTATGAGATGATCGGACGTACCGTCTTGGATTCTCCAATAGCTATCACTGAAGGAAAAATACCTATTGAGCAGCAGAAGGCGTATGGTGTAGAGAATGGTATGTTTATACCAGAATCTTGGGGCATCATTCATGGTGGCACCCAAATAGCATTGAAGGGACACTCTGACAGAAATGAAGATAAAACCTTGGTTATTGACCATATGAATGCCTGCAACTATAAGGAATTACTGGATGTCATATATGATGGCGTTTACATACAGCGCGACAGCAAACTGTCTGCAGCTCTGGTTAAAACATTGGGAAACAAACTTCCCAATGGAGAAGCCTTCTACAAGATGCCTCGCAGTATTGCCCTATTCCATACAGACAAGGGTGTTGATATTGACAGCATACTGGTGGATAAGCAAGGTGAATTGTTTGCCCTGTCAAGCAATCATCATGTAGAACTCAGTCAGAATGATCTTCAGAAGATGAAGAATAGTCTCGTTATCAATGGTATCATTGAGCAAAAGGAATTAGAGAAGGATCTTATTGTTCCCTTGATGAAAGATTATGTGGAATCCCTGACCATAGCAGATGACATCCATTCCGGTGATATCGATAAACTTCCTGCCAATACAAGAATCAAGAGTCTTTGCAGACAAGAATGGCAGTTAGAACAGGCGTATAATCAATATGCAAATCATCCTGAAGATGAAGACTTTGCCAACCAGTATAAGGCTGAATGGAATGCTGCTTCTCTCATCTATACTCTTGAACTGAAACGTTTGGTGGATGCCTATAGAATCAATCCCGGAAAGGTTGATTTGGAGAAGAAGGCACGCTTTGACCGTTTGCATAAGCTTCTTCATTTTACCCCAAAGCCATTAAGAATGGAACAGAATCATTCCTTGGACGCTAGTAACAAGGTAGCTAAGGAAGAACAACGTCCTGCTAATGATGAACAGTTAAAAAGCAAGAAGGAAGTTGAAACACATATCCACCCTGCTGAGACTCCTGCTGCAGTTGCCGAAGAAAAGGTTAATATTGAAGACACAGAAGTTTCTGATTCAGAGGGATATGGTCGTTGGCATACTCCAGATATAAAGCAAAGAGAAGTCTATCTCCAATATGGTAAGCTGCTGGCAGAGAAACTGGCTTTGCAGCAAACCTACGAGAAGCTTCCTCTTACCAACAACAGAAGGAGTCTGCCAACCACCCTTGATAAAAAAGAGTATCAGGGAATCCATGCCTTTGTTCTTGCCCTCAACACGGAGAAGAACGGCTTCTTTATGCCGGTATACCTGACTGAAGAGGACTTGAAGAGTAAGAAGCTCCTTGTCAAAAAGGACGCCAGCAGTTTCCCTCTCATTGAAAAACGTGGAATCGTGAACGTCTATAACATAGAACAGACCAACTATGCCTTCCGCTATCCCCAGGAGTATGCTTCCCGGAAGAACGAGCTGCTTTCCGAGGAACAGGAGAATCAGAAGGAAAACCGGCTCCCTCGTCTGTTGCAGCCTGATAGATGGAGTTCTGCTATTGTCCAGGACGGCAAGCCAAACCTGGCATCCTACAACAGCAAAGAGGATGTCATTCATATTGGCAGCCAGGACCAGTATGATAAGGAAGATGATTTCTATAGAGATTTGGCAGAAGGACTCATCCGCAGTACAAGACAGAAAGAAGCCCGAAATACCAAATACAATGCATTGGTAAAGGAAGAGCTGATTTCCCTTGTAGGAGCCAATATGCTCGGACAGGAAAACCGTTTCAACGTTACCGTTCCACAGCAGAGTGCTATCTGGAAAAAGAGACTGCGCAATGACCCGGATTATGCAAGAGATGTTTTGGTCTCAGCAAGTATCTCACAGGCATTGGTAGAATCACGCATATCAGGTATAAAACCACAGCTAGGTAATGAGATCGATATGCGCTCAGCCACACCCATCAATATCGACTCCGATGGAAATGGAATAGTGGATAGCCAGGAAAATCTTGTTGCCGATCAGAAACAGGGCAGCAATGAAAACCAGGAACAGCAGGCTGAAGATTCCGTCAGCCACCATGTCAGGCATGGCAGACGATAA
- a CDS encoding Abi family protein — translation MANLIPFTKRFESSENLVNLLESRGLQIYDRNKAIQYLDNIGYYRLSAYMYPLLKMPKTAHLYKEGSTFKKVMMLYRFDKKLRLLMFNEIEKIEIAIRRAVMQITADMTGNPFWLTDSSYFLDSSRFNETMRAISKEYSKSKEEFVLHFKRTYSEPYPPSWILGELLTIGNVNAIYRNIKQNRIRKRIAKRFGLPINVFESWLTVIAVTRNACGHHSRVWNKQNAIQPAIPNSPEREWITLPTDSMRAYFDLCIIKYFLNVISPNNDMQSKLTWLFIRFPEIDLKALGFPQGWEMEPLWR, via the coding sequence ATGGCAAATCTTATACCCTTTACAAAACGGTTTGAATCTTCAGAAAATCTCGTTAATTTGCTTGAATCACGAGGTTTACAGATTTATGATAGAAACAAAGCTATACAGTATCTTGACAATATTGGTTACTACAGATTGTCTGCTTATATGTATCCTTTGTTGAAGATGCCCAAGACAGCACATTTGTACAAGGAAGGTTCAACCTTCAAAAAAGTGATGATGCTTTATCGCTTTGACAAGAAACTGAGACTACTTATGTTCAATGAGATAGAAAAGATTGAAATTGCTATCAGACGGGCAGTAATGCAAATAACAGCAGATATGACGGGCAATCCTTTTTGGCTTACTGACTCTTCTTATTTCTTGGATAGTTCCAGGTTTAATGAAACAATGCGAGCTATATCCAAGGAATACAGCAAATCCAAGGAGGAGTTTGTTCTTCATTTCAAGCGAACCTATTCTGAGCCATATCCACCATCGTGGATTTTAGGCGAGCTGCTTACTATTGGAAATGTCAATGCTATTTATCGTAACATCAAACAAAATCGCATACGCAAACGCATAGCTAAACGTTTTGGTTTGCCTATCAATGTGTTTGAGTCATGGCTTACAGTTATTGCTGTTACTCGAAATGCCTGTGGTCATCATTCAAGAGTATGGAACAAACAGAATGCTATTCAGCCAGCGATTCCAAATAGTCCTGAAAGAGAATGGATAACGCTACCAACAGATTCCATGCGTGCTTACTTCGATCTGTGCATCATCAAGTACTTTCTTAATGTTATATCCCCCAATAATGATATGCAGTCCAAACTAACATGGTTGTTCATTCGTTTTCCTGAAATTGACTTAAAAGCTCTCGGCTTTCCGCAGGGATGGGAAATGGAACCATTATGGAGGTAA
- the ppdK gene encoding pyruvate, phosphate dikinase: protein MNEKRVYTFGNGKAEGNAKMREELGGKGANLAEMNLIGVPVPPGFTITTDTCNEYYEVGEEKIKELLQDEVMAAVAHTEALMNSKFGSVENPLLVSVRSGARASMPGMMDTILNLGLNDEVAEGLVKKTGNPHFVYDSYRRFVQMYGDVVMGLKPVNKEDIDPFEAIIEKVKEEQGVVLDKDLSVESLKKLVELFKAAIKEQTGQDFPTNPIEQLWGAICAVFRSWMNERAILYRKMEGIPDEWGTAVSVMAMVFGNMGETSATGVCFSRDAGNGENLFNGEYLINAQGEDVVAGIRTPQQITKIGSQRWAERAGISEEERVAKYPSMEEAMPELYKELDALQDKLEHHYHDMQDMEFTVQEGKLWFLQTRNGKRTGTAMVKIAMDLLHEGMIDEKTAILRCEPQKLDELLHPVFDKLALSKAKVITQGLPASPGAACGQIVFHADDAQEWHEDGKKVIMVRIETSPEDLAGMSAAEGILTARGGMTSHAAVVARGMGKCCVSGAGSINVDYKTKTVEIEGVVYKEGDYISLNGTTGQVYAGQIETKAAELSGDFKELMDLCDKYTKMEIRTNADTPHDAEVARAFGAKGIGLTRTEHMFFDDQKIVAMREMILADSVEGREKALAKLLPYQKADFYGILKAMDGCHVNIRLLDPPLHEFVPHDKAGQETMAKEMGVSVEEIKKRVNSLAENNPMLGHRGCRLGITFPEITAMQTRAILGAACELKKEGYNPCPEIMVPLIGTVQELKQQKAIILATSKEVFAEYGVEVEFEIGTMIEIPRAALTAGQIAEEAQYFSFGTNDLTQMTFGYSRDDIASFLPAYMEKKILKVDPFQVLDQEGVGQLIKMAVENGRATRPNLRTGICGEHGGEPSSVKFCAKVGMNYASCSPFRVPIARLAAAQAAVEE from the coding sequence ATGAACGAAAAAAGAGTTTATACGTTCGGCAATGGAAAAGCCGAAGGAAATGCAAAGATGCGTGAAGAACTTGGCGGTAAGGGTGCAAACCTCGCCGAGATGAACCTTATTGGTGTTCCTGTTCCTCCAGGTTTCACCATCACAACTGATACCTGTAACGAGTATTATGAGGTGGGTGAGGAGAAAATCAAGGAACTCCTTCAGGACGAGGTAATGGCTGCAGTAGCTCATACGGAGGCTTTGATGAACAGCAAGTTCGGTTCTGTAGAGAATCCTCTTCTCGTATCTGTTCGTTCAGGAGCACGTGCTTCTATGCCAGGTATGATGGATACGATCCTCAACCTCGGTTTGAATGATGAAGTGGCTGAGGGCTTGGTTAAGAAGACCGGTAATCCTCATTTCGTATATGACTCATATCGCCGTTTCGTACAGATGTACGGTGACGTCGTTATGGGACTGAAGCCTGTGAACAAGGAAGATATCGACCCATTCGAGGCCATCATCGAAAAGGTGAAGGAAGAGCAGGGTGTGGTTCTCGATAAGGACCTCTCTGTTGAGTCACTCAAGAAACTCGTTGAGCTCTTCAAGGCAGCTATCAAGGAGCAGACTGGTCAGGACTTCCCTACCAATCCTATCGAGCAGCTTTGGGGTGCTATCTGCGCCGTGTTCCGTTCTTGGATGAACGAGCGTGCTATCCTCTATCGCAAGATGGAAGGTATTCCTGATGAGTGGGGTACTGCCGTTTCTGTGATGGCGATGGTATTCGGTAACATGGGCGAGACTTCTGCTACAGGTGTTTGCTTCTCTCGTGATGCTGGTAATGGTGAAAACCTTTTCAATGGTGAGTATCTTATCAATGCACAGGGTGAGGACGTTGTAGCTGGTATCCGTACACCACAGCAGATTACAAAGATTGGTTCTCAGCGCTGGGCTGAGCGTGCAGGCATCTCTGAGGAGGAGCGCGTAGCTAAGTATCCTTCTATGGAAGAGGCTATGCCTGAACTCTACAAGGAGCTCGACGCTCTCCAGGATAAACTGGAGCACCACTATCACGATATGCAGGACATGGAGTTCACCGTACAGGAAGGTAAGCTCTGGTTCCTCCAGACACGTAATGGTAAGCGTACAGGTACCGCTATGGTGAAGATTGCTATGGACCTCCTCCACGAAGGTATGATCGACGAGAAGACTGCTATCCTCCGCTGTGAGCCACAGAAGCTCGATGAGCTTTTGCACCCAGTATTCGATAAGCTGGCTCTCTCTAAAGCTAAGGTCATCACTCAGGGTCTCCCTGCTTCTCCAGGTGCTGCTTGCGGTCAGATTGTATTCCACGCTGACGATGCTCAGGAGTGGCACGAGGATGGCAAGAAAGTAATCATGGTTCGTATCGAGACTTCTCCTGAAGACCTCGCTGGTATGTCGGCTGCTGAGGGTATCCTTACTGCTCGTGGTGGTATGACTTCTCACGCTGCCGTTGTGGCTCGTGGTATGGGTAAGTGCTGCGTATCTGGTGCTGGCTCTATCAACGTTGACTACAAGACTAAGACTGTTGAGATTGAGGGCGTAGTTTACAAGGAGGGTGATTACATCTCTCTGAACGGTACTACTGGTCAGGTTTACGCAGGACAGATTGAGACAAAGGCTGCAGAGCTTTCAGGCGACTTCAAGGAGCTGATGGACCTCTGCGACAAATATACAAAGATGGAAATCCGTACCAATGCAGATACTCCACACGATGCTGAGGTAGCTCGTGCATTCGGTGCCAAGGGTATCGGTTTGACACGTACAGAGCACATGTTCTTCGATGATCAGAAGATCGTTGCTATGCGTGAGATGATTCTGGCTGACTCTGTTGAGGGTCGCGAGAAGGCTCTTGCTAAGCTCCTCCCATATCAGAAGGCTGACTTCTACGGCATCTTGAAGGCTATGGATGGCTGCCACGTGAACATCCGCTTGCTCGACCCACCTCTCCACGAGTTCGTACCACACGATAAGGCTGGTCAGGAGACTATGGCTAAGGAGATGGGCGTAAGCGTTGAGGAAATCAAGAAGCGTGTGAACTCTCTGGCAGAGAACAACCCAATGCTCGGTCACCGTGGTTGTCGTCTCGGTATTACATTCCCTGAGATTACAGCTATGCAGACTCGCGCCATCCTCGGTGCTGCTTGCGAGTTGAAGAAGGAGGGTTATAATCCATGTCCTGAGATTATGGTTCCGCTCATCGGTACTGTTCAGGAGCTCAAGCAGCAGAAGGCTATTATCCTCGCTACTTCTAAGGAGGTATTCGCTGAGTACGGCGTAGAGGTTGAGTTCGAGATTGGTACTATGATTGAGATTCCACGTGCTGCCCTTACTGCAGGTCAGATTGCAGAGGAGGCTCAGTACTTCTCATTCGGTACTAACGACTTGACACAGATGACCTTCGGTTACTCTCGTGACGACATCGCTTCATTCCTCCCTGCATACATGGAGAAGAAGATCTTGAAGGTTGACCCATTCCAGGTTCTCGACCAGGAGGGTGTTGGTCAGCTCATCAAGATGGCAGTAGAGAATGGTCGTGCTACCCGTCCTAACCTCCGCACAGGTATCTGCGGTGAGCATGGTGGTGAGCCTTCATCAGTTAAGTTCTGCGCTAAGGTTGGTATGAACTATGCTTCATGCTCTCCATTCCGCGTGCCTATCGCCAGACTTGCTGCGGCGCAGGCTGCTGTAGAGGAATAA